GGGCAGGGCTCCGACGCCGAGCTCGCGCATGAGCTGGGCGGCGCGGTCGAGGGTCTCGTGGGCGGGGATCCACTGGGCGCCCCGGTGCATGATGTCTCCGGCGGTGGTCATGGAGTACCTCCCGGTGCCGGACGGCCGGCGCGGCGCGGACGGCACCGCAAGTCCCGGCGCCCTACATTCTCGCCGCGCCACCGGGGGCCCGCACCCGGAATCTGTCGGTGACGGCGGCCGGTCTCGGGCGGCGACGCCCCAGTCCTCGGACGGGCCCGGTCAGCCGCTCCATGCCGGGTGGCGGGGGTCGTCGGCGCGGACGAGGACGTCGGCCGTGCCGGCCGGGTCGGTTTCGTCGGCGTAGCGCTCGTAGGCGGGGAGGGTCCAGTGGTCGGGCGCGGGAGTACGGCGGCGGAGGGCGCCCTCGGAGAGGAGGACGTGGACGGTCAGGTCGAAGGGGAACCAGTGGTGCAGCAGGAGAGGGCCGTGGAGCAACAGGACGCCGCCGGGCGGGAGACGGACGTAGGGACTGCGGGTGGCGCGGTCGGTGACCGGGTCCCACAGGTCGGGCAGGACTCGGCCGTCGCCGCCGGGTTCGAGGGGGCCGAAGACCTCGCGCCAGAGAGCGCCGGTGTCGAACCAGCCGCTGTAGTAGGCCTCCAGGTCGTGGTGGCCGTATTCCAGACGGAGCGAGGCGGGGCGCAGGAAGCCCTCCATGCCGACGACGAGCGAAGGGCGGCCGCGTATGCGCAGAGCCTCAGCGACACGCTCGGCGAGTTCGCCGGGGCGGGCTGCCGGGGCGCCGTCGAGGGCGACGCGGGGCCAGGGGCTGCCGTCGGCCGGCTTCAGGTCGAGGAGTCGGTCGGCCAGCTGCTCGCCGAGCCGGTCCCAGGTGATCGCTTCGAGTCGCACACGGCCATGATGCGTCAGCCGTTGTGCCGAAGGTGTCGCGCTCGTGGACCCGGTGGGCGGCGGACAGGGGTCACCACGCCGGTTGTCCGGTGTCGGTCATGAGCGCGGCTGGGGAATGAACCCCTCATGGCAGGCCTCGTGACTTCCCCGACCCCTGGCGGACCTCTTGTCGTCCAGCCGTTGAGGAGACGGCACTGTGCGGAGTGCCGGGGCGGGCCGTTGGCGATGCTCGTCGTCGAGGGCGGGGCGCCGCGGTGTCTCGACTGCGCCGACCTCGGGCACCTGGTGTTCCTGGCGCGCGGAGACACCGCGCTCACCCGCCGCTCGCGGGAGGAGAGCGCGCTGTCGGCGGTCGTCGTGCGGTTCAACCGGCGCAAGGGGCGTTACGAACGGCAGGGCGTCCTCGTCGAGGAGGCGGGGCTGGCGCGGGCCGAGGAGCGGTGCCTGGCTGACGCGGAGGCACGGCGGCGGCGCCGGGTGCGGGACGCGCGGCGGCGGGCGGTGGAGGACGTGCGGTTCACCGAGGCGTTCGCGGCGGAGATACGGCGGTTGTTTCCGGGGTGCCCTGAGGAGCGGGCTCGGGCCATCGCCTCGCATGCGTCCCTGCGCGGCAGCGGGCGGGTGGGGCGGAGTGCCGCGGGACGAGCCTTGTCGGAGGGCGCGGTCGTGTCGGCGGTGGCGGCTTCCGTGCGGCATGTGGACACGCCGTACGACGCGTTGCTGATGAGCGGGGTGGCGCGGCATGAGGCGCGGCGGCGGATCTCGGGGAGTGTGGAGGCTGTGCTCAGGAGGTGGCGGGTGCCGGGAATGGTGGAGGAGGTGGCTCAGGCGCCGGGCTGAGGACGCCGGGACCCGGCCGCTGCGGCCCGGCGGAGACGGAGGGCCCGGCGGAACAACCGGTGTGGCGGATCTCAGGGGTTCGGGTGGGGTGGACGTTCGGTTATGAGGGTGCGCGCCATGGCCATGGTTCGAGGGGTGGGGGCGGGATTCACTGGTGGGGACGGGTGGTGCTGGGCCTGGGGCTCGGCCGGAGGCGGGAGCTGGTGTGGTGATGATCGAGGGGCCTTACTTCGGGCTGGTCGTGCTGGGGGTGCTCGGGACCGGGCTGGTGGCAGGGGTCTTCTGTGCGTTCTCGACCTTGGTGATGAGGGGGCTCGCCGAGTTGCCGCCCGCGCAGGGCGTCGCCGCGATGAACGCGATCAATGTGACCGCGCTGCGGCCGCCGTTCATGGCCGTGTTCGCGGGCTCCGCGGTGCTGTGCGCGATGATCGCGGTCGTGACGTTCGTGCTGTGGCCGGACGAGGGGACGGTGGAGTTGCTGGTGGGCAGCGCGCTGTATCTGTTCGGCTCGTTCGGGCTGACGATGGTGGCGAACGTGCCCCGCAACGACGCCCTGCTCAAGCTGGACCCGGGTACTCCGGAGGCGGCGGCGTACTGGCCGACGTACGTGCGCGAGTGGACGATGTGGAACCACGTCCGCGCGGTCGCCTCGGGCGCGGCGGCGCTGGCGTACGTGCTGGCCCTCACGTGAGCGTTGCCCACACTGTCTCCGAACGCCGAGAAAGCGCTGTCCCAGCGGCTGACCGGCACTCTGC
This portion of the Streptomyces canus genome encodes:
- a CDS encoding DUF2293 domain-containing protein, giving the protein MAGLVTSPTPGGPLVVQPLRRRHCAECRGGPLAMLVVEGGAPRCLDCADLGHLVFLARGDTALTRRSREESALSAVVVRFNRRKGRYERQGVLVEEAGLARAEERCLADAEARRRRRVRDARRRAVEDVRFTEAFAAEIRRLFPGCPEERARAIASHASLRGSGRVGRSAAGRALSEGAVVSAVAASVRHVDTPYDALLMSGVARHEARRRISGSVEAVLRRWRVPGMVEEVAQAPG
- a CDS encoding uridine kinase, with protein sequence MRLEAITWDRLGEQLADRLLDLKPADGSPWPRVALDGAPAARPGELAERVAEALRIRGRPSLVVGMEGFLRPASLRLEYGHHDLEAYYSGWFDTGALWREVFGPLEPGGDGRVLPDLWDPVTDRATRSPYVRLPPGGVLLLHGPLLLHHWFPFDLTVHVLLSEGALRRRTPAPDHWTLPAYERYADETDPAGTADVLVRADDPRHPAWSG
- a CDS encoding anthrone oxygenase family protein; translation: MIEGPYFGLVVLGVLGTGLVAGVFCAFSTLVMRGLAELPPAQGVAAMNAINVTALRPPFMAVFAGSAVLCAMIAVVTFVLWPDEGTVELLVGSALYLFGSFGLTMVANVPRNDALLKLDPGTPEAAAYWPTYVREWTMWNHVRAVASGAAALAYVLALT